In Physeter macrocephalus isolate SW-GA chromosome 2, ASM283717v5, whole genome shotgun sequence, a single window of DNA contains:
- the PTPRN gene encoding receptor-type tyrosine-protein phosphatase-like N isoform X1 yields the protein MRRPRRPGGPGGSGGLRVLLCLMLLGSRPGGCNAISAHGCLFDRRLCSHLEVCIQDGLFGQCQVGVGQARPLLQVTSPVLQRLQGVLRQLMSQGLSWHDDLTQYVISQEMERIPRLHPAEPHPRDRSGLAPRRPGPAGELLLQGIPTGSAPAPQHRLPRPPVGRGGAGAGSPLSPLQAELLPPLLEHLLLPPQPPHPALSYEPALLQPYLFHQLGSRDGPRSSESSPGMVSVGPLPKAEPPALFSRTASKGTFGAHPGHSYGDPPGPPPAQLFQESGLLYLAQEPQVPSRARAPRLPEQGGSSQADDSSEGYEEEGLEGRREKPPSPEEQPDVTLQRLAAVLAGYGVELRQLTPEQLSTLSTLLQLLPKGAGRHLGGVVNIGADIKKTMEEQVQGADAAEPPPPTPSLPGSPTAGPTSNEAQQELSSGSSEPPKDAGPAATPILLEEKSPLGQSQPTAAGQPSARPSAEEYGYIVTDQKPLSLAAGVKLLEILAEHVHMSSGSFINISVVGPALTFRIRHNEQNLSLADVTKQAGMVKSELEAQTGLQILQTGVGQREEAAAVLPRPAHSTSPVRSVLLTLVALAGVAGLLVALAVALCARQRARQRDKERLAALGPEGAHGDTTFEYQDLCRQHMATKSLFNRAEGPPEPSRVSSVSSQFSDAAQASPSSHSSTPSWCEEPAQANMDISTGHMILAYMEDHLRNRDRLAKEWQALCAYQAEPNTCATAQGEGNIKKNRNPDFLPYDHARIKLKVESSPSRSDYINASPIIEHDPRMPAYIATQGPLSHTISDFWQMVWESGCTVIVMLTPLVEDGVKQCDRYWPDEGSSLYHVYEVNLVSEHIWCEDFLVRSFYLKNVQTQETRTLTQFHFLSWPAEGTPASTRPLLDFRRKVNKCYRGRSCPIIVHCSDGAGRTGTYILIDMVLNRMAKGVKEIDIAATLEHVRDQRPGLVRSKDQFEFALTAVAEEVNAILKALPQ from the exons ATGCGGCGCCCGCGACGGCCTGGGGGTCCCGGGGGATCTGGGGGTCTCCGGGTGCTCCTCTGCCTGATGCTGCTGGGCAGCCGTCCGGGAGGCTGCAACGCCATTAGCGCCCACG GCTGTCTGTTTGACCGCAGACTCTGCTCTCACCTCGAAGTCTGTATTCAGG ATGGCTTGTTTGGACAATGCCAGGTGGGAGTGGGGCAAGCCCGGCCCCTTTTGCAAGTCACCTCCCCAGTTCTTCAACGCTTACAAGGTGTCCTCCGACAGCTCATGTCCCAAG GACTGTCCTGGCACGATGACCTCACCCAGTATGTGATCTCCCAGGAAATGGAGCGCATCCCCAGGCTTCACCCTGCAGAGCCCCATCCAAGGGACAG ATCTGGCTTGGCGCCCAGGAGACCGGGTCCCGCTGGGGAGCTGCTTTTACAGGGCATCCCCACTGGCTCCGCCCCTGCTCCCCAGCATCGGCTTCCTCGACCTCCAGTAGGTAGGGGTGGAGCTGGGGCAGgctcccccctctcccctttgcAGGCTGAGCTGCTGCCCCCTCTCCTGGAGCATCTGCTGCTGCCCCCGCagcccccccaccctgccctgagTTATGAACCTGCCCTGCTGCAGCCCTACTTGTTCCATCAG TTGGGCTCCCGCGATGGCCCCCGGAGCTCAGAGAGCTCCCCAGGAATGGTCAGTGTTGGCCCCCTGCCCAAGGCTGAACCCCCAGCCCTCTTCAGCAGAACTGCCTCCAAGGGCACGTTCGGGGCTCACCCTGGCCATTCCTATGGGGACCCTCCAGGGCCTCCGCCTGCTCAGCTTTTCCAGGAGTCAGGGCTGCTCTACCTGGCCCAGGAGCCACAAGTGCCCAGCAGGGCCAGGGCACCAAGGCTGCCAGAGCAAGGGGGCAGCAGCCAGGCAGATGACTCCTCAGAAGGCTATGAGGAGGAAGGACTAGAGGGTCGCAGGGAGAAGCCTCCTTCCCCAGAAGAGCAGCCAG ATGTGACTCTGCAGAGGCTGGCAGCTGTGCTGGCGGGCTATGGTGTGGAGCTCCGTCAGCTGACTCCTGAGCAGCTCTCCACTCTCTCCACCCTGTTGCAGCTGCTGCCCAAGGGTGCAGGACGACATCTGG GAGGGGTTGTAAACATTGGAGCTGACATCAAGAAA ACAATGGAGGAGCAGGTGCAGGGCGCAGACGCAGCGGAGCCTCCACCGCCCACGCCCTCCCTGCCCGGATCCCCCACTGCTGGTCCCACCTCCAATGAAGCCCAGCAGGAGCTGAGCTCTGGATCCTCTGAGCCTCCCAAAGATGCCGGCCCCGCTGCCACGCCCATCCTGCTAGAGGAGAAAAGTCCACTGGGCCAGAGCCAGCCCACGGCGGCAGGGCAGCCCTCTGCTAGGccatcagcagaggaatatgGCTACATTGTCACTGACCAGAA GCCCCTGAGTCTGGCTGCCGGAGTGAAGCTTCTGGAGATCCTGGCTGAGCATGTGCACATGTCTTCGGGCAGCTTCATCAACATCAG TGTCGTGGGACCAGCCCTTACCTTCCGCATCCGTCACAATGAACAGAACCTGTCTTTGGCTGACGTGACCAAGCAAGCTG GGATGGTGAAGTCTGAACTGGAAGCACAGACTGGGCTCCAGATCTTGCAGACAGGCGTGGGACAG AGGGAGGAGGCAGCCGCCGTCCTTCCCCGACCGGCCCACAGCACCTCTCCCGTGCGCTCCGTGCTGCTTACTCTGGTGGCCCTGGCGGGTGTGGCCGGCTTGCTCGTGGCTCTGGCAGTGGCCCTGTGTGCGCGGCAGCGTGCGCGGCAGCGGGACAAGGAGCGCCTGGCCGCGCTGGGACCCGAGGGCGCCCACGGTGACACTACCTTTGAGTACCAG GACCTGTGCCGCCAGCACATGGCCACAAAGTCCCTGTTCAACCGGGCAGAGGGTCCACCGGAGCCCTCTCGGGTGAGCAGCGTGTCCTCGCAGTTTAGTGATGCGGCCCAGGCCAGCCCCAGCTCCCACAGCAGCACACCGTCCTGGTGCGAGGAGCCCGCCCAGGCCAACATGGACATCTCCACGGGACACATGATTCTG GCGTACATGGAGGACCACCTGCGGAACCGGGACCGCTTGGCCAAGGAGTGGCAGGCCCTGTGTGCCTACCAGGCGGAGCCCAACACCTGTGCCACCGCCCAGGGGGAGGGCAACATCAAAAAGAACCGCAACCCTGACTTCCTGCCCT ATGACCACGCTCGCATCAAGCTGAAGGTGGAGAGCAGCCCTTCTCGGAGCGATTACATCAACGCCAGTCCCATT ATTGAGCACGACCCTCGGATGCCAGCCTACATAGCCACACAGGGCCCACTGTCACATACCATCTCAGACTTCTGGCAG ATGGTGTGGGAGAGTGGCTGCACCGTCATTGTCATGCTGACCCCGCTGGTGGAGGATGGTGTCAAGCAGTGTGACCGCTACTGGCCAGATGAGGGCTCCTCCCTCTACCATGTATATGAG GTGAACCTGGTGTCGGAGCACATCTGGTGCGAGGACTTCCTGGTGCGGAGCTTCTACCTGAAGAACGTGCAGACCCAGGAGACGCGCACGCTCACGCAGTTCCACTTCCTCAGCTGGCCGGCAGAGGGCACCCCGGCCTCCACCCGGCCCCTGCTGGACTTCCGCAG
- the PTPRN gene encoding receptor-type tyrosine-protein phosphatase-like N isoform X2 produces the protein MRRPRRPGGPGGSGGLRVLLCLMLLGSRPGGCNAISAHGCLFDRRLCSHLEVCIQDGLFGQCQVGVGQARPLLQVTSPVLQRLQGVLRQLMSQGLSWHDDLTQYVISQEMERIPRLHPAEPHPRDRSGLAPRRPGPAGELLLQGIPTGSAPAPQHRLPRPPVGRGGAGAGSPLSPLQAELLPPLLEHLLLPPQPPHPALSYEPALLQPYLFHQLGSRDGPRSSESSPGMVSVGPLPKAEPPALFSRTASKGTFGAHPGHSYGDPPGPPPAQLFQESGLLYLAQEPQVPSRARAPRLPEQGGSSQADDSSEGYEEEGLEGRREKPPSPEEQPDVTLQRLAAVLAGYGVELRQLTPEQLSTLSTLLQLLPKGAGRHLGGVVNIGADIKKTMEEQVQGADAAEPPPPTPSLPGSPTAGPTSNEAQQELSSGSSEPPKDAGPAATPILLEEKSPLGQSQPTAAGQPSARPSAEEYGYIVTDQNVVGPALTFRIRHNEQNLSLADVTKQAGMVKSELEAQTGLQILQTGVGQREEAAAVLPRPAHSTSPVRSVLLTLVALAGVAGLLVALAVALCARQRARQRDKERLAALGPEGAHGDTTFEYQDLCRQHMATKSLFNRAEGPPEPSRVSSVSSQFSDAAQASPSSHSSTPSWCEEPAQANMDISTGHMILAYMEDHLRNRDRLAKEWQALCAYQAEPNTCATAQGEGNIKKNRNPDFLPYDHARIKLKVESSPSRSDYINASPIIEHDPRMPAYIATQGPLSHTISDFWQMVWESGCTVIVMLTPLVEDGVKQCDRYWPDEGSSLYHVYEVNLVSEHIWCEDFLVRSFYLKNVQTQETRTLTQFHFLSWPAEGTPASTRPLLDFRRKVNKCYRGRSCPIIVHCSDGAGRTGTYILIDMVLNRMAKGVKEIDIAATLEHVRDQRPGLVRSKDQFEFALTAVAEEVNAILKALPQ, from the exons ATGCGGCGCCCGCGACGGCCTGGGGGTCCCGGGGGATCTGGGGGTCTCCGGGTGCTCCTCTGCCTGATGCTGCTGGGCAGCCGTCCGGGAGGCTGCAACGCCATTAGCGCCCACG GCTGTCTGTTTGACCGCAGACTCTGCTCTCACCTCGAAGTCTGTATTCAGG ATGGCTTGTTTGGACAATGCCAGGTGGGAGTGGGGCAAGCCCGGCCCCTTTTGCAAGTCACCTCCCCAGTTCTTCAACGCTTACAAGGTGTCCTCCGACAGCTCATGTCCCAAG GACTGTCCTGGCACGATGACCTCACCCAGTATGTGATCTCCCAGGAAATGGAGCGCATCCCCAGGCTTCACCCTGCAGAGCCCCATCCAAGGGACAG ATCTGGCTTGGCGCCCAGGAGACCGGGTCCCGCTGGGGAGCTGCTTTTACAGGGCATCCCCACTGGCTCCGCCCCTGCTCCCCAGCATCGGCTTCCTCGACCTCCAGTAGGTAGGGGTGGAGCTGGGGCAGgctcccccctctcccctttgcAGGCTGAGCTGCTGCCCCCTCTCCTGGAGCATCTGCTGCTGCCCCCGCagcccccccaccctgccctgagTTATGAACCTGCCCTGCTGCAGCCCTACTTGTTCCATCAG TTGGGCTCCCGCGATGGCCCCCGGAGCTCAGAGAGCTCCCCAGGAATGGTCAGTGTTGGCCCCCTGCCCAAGGCTGAACCCCCAGCCCTCTTCAGCAGAACTGCCTCCAAGGGCACGTTCGGGGCTCACCCTGGCCATTCCTATGGGGACCCTCCAGGGCCTCCGCCTGCTCAGCTTTTCCAGGAGTCAGGGCTGCTCTACCTGGCCCAGGAGCCACAAGTGCCCAGCAGGGCCAGGGCACCAAGGCTGCCAGAGCAAGGGGGCAGCAGCCAGGCAGATGACTCCTCAGAAGGCTATGAGGAGGAAGGACTAGAGGGTCGCAGGGAGAAGCCTCCTTCCCCAGAAGAGCAGCCAG ATGTGACTCTGCAGAGGCTGGCAGCTGTGCTGGCGGGCTATGGTGTGGAGCTCCGTCAGCTGACTCCTGAGCAGCTCTCCACTCTCTCCACCCTGTTGCAGCTGCTGCCCAAGGGTGCAGGACGACATCTGG GAGGGGTTGTAAACATTGGAGCTGACATCAAGAAA ACAATGGAGGAGCAGGTGCAGGGCGCAGACGCAGCGGAGCCTCCACCGCCCACGCCCTCCCTGCCCGGATCCCCCACTGCTGGTCCCACCTCCAATGAAGCCCAGCAGGAGCTGAGCTCTGGATCCTCTGAGCCTCCCAAAGATGCCGGCCCCGCTGCCACGCCCATCCTGCTAGAGGAGAAAAGTCCACTGGGCCAGAGCCAGCCCACGGCGGCAGGGCAGCCCTCTGCTAGGccatcagcagaggaatatgGCTACATTGTCACTGACCAGAA TGTCGTGGGACCAGCCCTTACCTTCCGCATCCGTCACAATGAACAGAACCTGTCTTTGGCTGACGTGACCAAGCAAGCTG GGATGGTGAAGTCTGAACTGGAAGCACAGACTGGGCTCCAGATCTTGCAGACAGGCGTGGGACAG AGGGAGGAGGCAGCCGCCGTCCTTCCCCGACCGGCCCACAGCACCTCTCCCGTGCGCTCCGTGCTGCTTACTCTGGTGGCCCTGGCGGGTGTGGCCGGCTTGCTCGTGGCTCTGGCAGTGGCCCTGTGTGCGCGGCAGCGTGCGCGGCAGCGGGACAAGGAGCGCCTGGCCGCGCTGGGACCCGAGGGCGCCCACGGTGACACTACCTTTGAGTACCAG GACCTGTGCCGCCAGCACATGGCCACAAAGTCCCTGTTCAACCGGGCAGAGGGTCCACCGGAGCCCTCTCGGGTGAGCAGCGTGTCCTCGCAGTTTAGTGATGCGGCCCAGGCCAGCCCCAGCTCCCACAGCAGCACACCGTCCTGGTGCGAGGAGCCCGCCCAGGCCAACATGGACATCTCCACGGGACACATGATTCTG GCGTACATGGAGGACCACCTGCGGAACCGGGACCGCTTGGCCAAGGAGTGGCAGGCCCTGTGTGCCTACCAGGCGGAGCCCAACACCTGTGCCACCGCCCAGGGGGAGGGCAACATCAAAAAGAACCGCAACCCTGACTTCCTGCCCT ATGACCACGCTCGCATCAAGCTGAAGGTGGAGAGCAGCCCTTCTCGGAGCGATTACATCAACGCCAGTCCCATT ATTGAGCACGACCCTCGGATGCCAGCCTACATAGCCACACAGGGCCCACTGTCACATACCATCTCAGACTTCTGGCAG ATGGTGTGGGAGAGTGGCTGCACCGTCATTGTCATGCTGACCCCGCTGGTGGAGGATGGTGTCAAGCAGTGTGACCGCTACTGGCCAGATGAGGGCTCCTCCCTCTACCATGTATATGAG GTGAACCTGGTGTCGGAGCACATCTGGTGCGAGGACTTCCTGGTGCGGAGCTTCTACCTGAAGAACGTGCAGACCCAGGAGACGCGCACGCTCACGCAGTTCCACTTCCTCAGCTGGCCGGCAGAGGGCACCCCGGCCTCCACCCGGCCCCTGCTGGACTTCCGCAG